Genomic DNA from Segatella copri:
TACTTTCTGATTTCCGTGATGATGGTTTTAGCGTATACCTTCAAGTCTTCCCATTTATCCTCAACAGGTTCATTGTAGAGTTCGTAAAGCACATGAGGATATTTACCATACTTCTGCGCCATCTTTCCGAAGAAGGCCTTAGCCTCGGCTGTATGCATCTTGTGTGCATGCCAGTCGATAATCACGTAGGTATCATTCTTGATGGCGGCATCTACCACCTGGGTAATGCATTTTAGAGCAAAGTCTGGATTTTCCAGATAGTTGTCGTCTATCTGAATTCCCATGGCTGCTCTGATGATGTTGGCATGCCAGTCTTGCACAAGCCATTTCACCGCATTTTTGTTGTAGAACCGAGGCCAGATGTTGTGCCATCCCAGACTCACGCCTCTCAACACTACAGGGTTACCACTCTGGTCGCAAAGCTGCGCACCTTTTACCTGCAACTGTCCCCATTGCTTTACAGGGTTTGCTGCATACACTTGTGCCATACAAAAGAGGGCACAAATGAGGGTCATTAGTTTTTTCATTTTTTTTAGGGTTTAAAATTAAATATATATTTTTGGGTTTGTTTTTTTTAGGATAGCTAATACTCCTACATAGGTAGCAGATACAAATCTGCCTTAGTCAGCAGTTCTGCAGCGGATTGATATCCGCTGCAGAACTGAAAGAGATTGATTTTTATCAAAACATTTCACCTTTTTCCTGTTCTTCTTCAAAGCGTTCACCCTTCTGGGCTTCCTGCGCCTCATACTGTGCCTGGGCAACACGCTGCTGAGCCTCACGTGCCTTAGCCTCAGCAGCCAGTCGGGCTTTTTCTGCTCTTATTCTTGCCAGTTCAGCCTCTTTTTCTGCTCGCTTCTGCGCCGCCAAAGCTTCCTCTTCGGCACGTTTCTTAGCAGCCTCGGCTTCAGCTATCGCCTTCTGTCGCGCACGTTCTGCAGCCTCAGCTGCAGCTTTGGCTTCAGCTTCAGCACGCTCACGAGCCATACGGAGAAGCATTTCCCTACGCTTAACCAGAAGATCAAACATGATGCCCGCAGCCTCATCCGGCGCAACCTTATCGCCTAACTGAGTTCGAACTTCCTGATATTCTGCCAGCATCTTATCCCTGCCAGGTTCTCCCGGAAGAATCTGATAAAGTTCGTTGGCAATACCATCAACCGTAAAGCGGTCGGCAAGCATCTCCGGCACAATCTCCTTATTGGCGATAAGATTCACCAGCGAGATAAACTTCACTTTGATGATATGCTTGAAACCGAAACGGATGAGATGAGGTACAGGCGTTTCATAACATACCACCTGAGGCACATCGAAAAGAGCCGTCTCTAAAGTTGCAGTACCACTGGTAACAAGAGCTGCCGTAGCATGCGACAAGAGCGGATAAGTCTTGTTACGCACCAGTTTGACAGGTGTACCTTTGATAAACTTCTCATAGTAAGCATCGTCTATCGAAGGAGCACCGGCAAGCACCATCTGATAATCTTCAAAACGCTCAGCCACCTCAATCATCGCCGGCAGATTGTCTTTGATTTCCTGCAGACGGCTTCCTGCCAGCAAAGCGATAACAGGACGATAGGTGTCAAGATTATTCTCCTGACAGAACTCCGTAAAACTCTGATGATATCCCGACCTGAACTCCCCTACTTCCTGAGCCGTAGGATTACCCACATAGTGAATAGGATAACGGTGCTTCTTTTCGAAGAACGGCACCTCGAATGGCAAGATAGAGAAGAGTTCAACGATATCACGTTTAATGCTGCGGATCCGCCACTCCTTCCATGCCCATATCTTAGGAGAAATGTAATAATAGGCAGGGATATTGGTGTTCTTTTTCAAGAACTTAGCTATCTTGAGATTAAATCCCGGATAATCTACCAGTATCACTACATCCGGCTTCCATTTCACAATATCTTCCTTGCATCTCTTCAGGTTCGAAAAGATGGTACCCAAATGTAGCAGTACAGGCACAAAACCCATATAAGCCAACTCCTTAAAATGCTTGACGCGAGTGCCACCTTCAGCAGCCATCAAATCACCGCCGAAGAAACGGAATTCAGCAAACTCGTCTATTTTTTTCAACGAGCGCATCAATCTGCTGGCATGCAAATCTCCACTAGCCTCGCCTACTATCAGGTAATACTTCATAATTCAAAATTCTTTAACCAATCATAATCCGTTACATCAATCTTAGTTGGGGTAATAGCGATGTAACCATGATTCACAGCCCACTGGTCGGTATCCGTTGTCTCAGGTTCGTCATTACGGTATTCACCCACCATCCAATAATAATCATATCCATGCGGATGAGTGCGATGATCCACCTCATTGATCCAGGAGCCATGAGTCATCCGACAACCCTTGAAACCCTTGAACGGAGGCAAAGCCGGGAAGTTGACATTCAGACAGGTATATTCTGGCAATCCCTTCTCCAGCACCATCTTAACAACCTTCAGTACCCCATCGTGCAAAGGAGTGAGATCAGCATTTTCATCATAATTGCAACTGCTGAAGGCTATGCTTGGAATATGCTGCATACAGCCCTCCTTAGCTACACCCATAGTTCCCGAATAATGATTATTCACGCTCGAATTGTCACCATGATTGATACCGCCGATAATCAGATCAGGCTTGCGATCAGCAAGAAACTGATCCAACGCTAGTTTCACACAGTCAACCGGTGTGCCGCTACATGACCAAACCTCAACATCATTCCCCATATTGTGGCGACGCTTCAGGCGCAAGGGAGTAGTAGCCGAGAAGGCACAGGCGAATCCCGAACGGGCACTTTCCGGTGCAACAACCAGCAGGTCGCACCAGTCTTTCAGAAAGCTCACCAGGGTCTTGATTCCATTGGCATGATAGCCATCATCATTCGAAATTAATACTAACGGTTTCTTATTTTCCATAAAAATATCTTTCTTTTTGGTGCAAAAGTACGAAAAAACCTTTAAAGATAGCGACTTTCTCACAATATTTTTGTATCTTTGCCGAAAATTTACTAAGAAAATGGGAAAAATCATCGCATTAGCTAACCAAAAAGGCGGTGTAGGAAAGACTACTACCACCATTAACTTGGCAGCATCGCTTGCCACGCTAGAGAAAACGGTACTCGTAGTGGACGCCGACCCACAGGCAAACGCTTCCAGTGGATTGGGCGTGGACATCAGCGAGGTAGACTGCTCGCTCTACGAATGCATCATCGACCATGCAGACGTGCGCGATGCCATCTACACCACTGACATTGATGGACTCGACATCATACCTAGTCATATCGACCTGGTAGGTGCCGAGATAGAGATGCTGAATCTCAAAAATCGCGAAAAGGTGATTAAGACATTACTGCAGCCTATCCGTGACGAATACGACTATATCCTGATAGATTGTTCGCCTTCGCTCGGCCTCATCACCGTCAATTCGTTGACGGCAGCCGACAGTGTCATCATCCCAGTTCAATGTGAATATTTCGCTCTTGAAGGTATCAGCAAATTGCTCAACACCATCAAGATAATCAAGAGCAAGCTGAATCCGAAACTTGAGATAGAAGGTTTCCTGCTCACCATGTATGATAGTCGTCTACGCCTTGCCAACCAGATATACGACGAGGTGAAACGCCACTTCCAGGAATTGGTGTTCAAGACCGTAATCCAGCGCAACGTGAAGCTGAGCGAGAGTCCGAGCCATGGTCTCCCAGTTATCCTTTACGATGCAGAAAGCAATGGAGCCAAGAACCATCTGGCCTTGGCAAAGGAGATTATCAACAAGAATAGTTAAGATTTGGAAATTGAACTCTTTTAGAAAGTTCAATGTTCAAAATTAAAAGTAAAAAAAATGGCAGTACACAAGAAATACAACAACGGTACAAAGAGCAACGCTTTAGGACGCGGACTCGATGCCCTCATCTCTACCGAGGGAGTGCGCACCCAGGGCAGCAGTACCATCAATGAAATTCCTCTCGACCAGATTGAGGCGAATCCCAATCAGCCACGCCGGGAGTTTGACGACGAAGCCCTACATGAGCTCGCCGAAAGCATCAAGGCCATAGGCATCATCCAGCCTATCACCTTAAGACAGGTTTCAGAAAACAGATTTCAGATTATCGCCGGTGAACGCCGCTGGCGCGCTTCACAACTTGCGGGGCTGACAGCTATCCCTGCATACATCCGCACCATCAGCGATGAGAACGTAATGGAAATGGCGCTCGTAGAGAATATCCAGCGCCAAGACCTCAACGCCATAGAAATAGCACTCGCCTACGAACACCTTCTGGAAAACGAGGGTATGACACAGGAGAAAATTTCAGAACGTGTGGGCAAGAGCCGTGCAGCTATCGCCAACTATCTGCGACTGCTCAAACTTCCTGCCCAGGTGCAGATGGCACTACAGAAGAAAGAAATCGACATGGGTCATTGCCGTGCCCTACTGGCCCTCGACTCACCTTCGCTGCAAATCAAGTTGTTCAAGGAGATACAAAAGAACGGCTACTCAGTAAGAAAGGTTGAAGAGATGGTACAGCGACTCAAGAGCGGAGAAGACATCGAGAGCGGTAAGAAAACCATCACGGCTAAGGCTCAGATGTCTGAGGAATTTACACAACTCAAAAACCGCCTGTCACAGTTTCTCAATACAAAAGTGCAGTTCACCTGCTCTGCTAAGGGCAAGGGAAAAATCAGCATTCCATTCGCCAACGAAGAGGAGCTGGAGCACATCATGAATGTTTTCGATCAGTTAAAGCAAGAATAAAAGTGAAACTCAGTATATCACAAATCTGTTTGGCAACCCTGCTGCTTCTGGCACCGATGGGCGCACAGGCACAGAAGTCGAAACAAAAAAAACAAGTGACCGATGTGCCAACCATTGCATCAGCCGACTCGGCAAAAATAGCCATAGACTCGATGCTTACCGCACAAGACAGCAGCAAACTGGCAAGCCTCACCCAATCAGCAAAGCCTGTACGCAAAAAGCGCAACTGGGCAACCTGGCGACCTGATACCAAGCGTGCCATGTGGTTGGCACTTGTATTACCTGGTGCCGGACAGATATACAATCGCAAATATTGGAAACTGCCTTTCATCTATGGCGGTTTCGTAGGCTGTACATACGCCATCACCTGGAACAACCAGATGTATCACGACTATTCGCAAGCCTACATGGATATTATGGACGATGACCCCAACACCCAGAGCTACAATCAGTTTCTGCACTTGGGTGCCCAGATCAACGAATCGAACATAGAACGCTATAAGGAAATCTTCCGCAAGCGAAAAGATAAATATCGCCGTTGGAGAGACTTGGGAACCTTCGTCATGATAGGCATCTATGCCTTCTCAGTGATTGATGCCTACGTAGATGCATCGCTCTCGGAATTTGACATCTCCGATGATCTCTCGCTCAGAATAGAGCCTACCATGCTGAATAACGGCAACAAGACTGCCAATCCGCTGCGGTCTGGAAGCCTCGGCGTAAGTTGCTCACTCACATTTTAATGCGTGAGGAGTTAGAATACACCTATATATATTATAACGCAAAATAGAAATTAGAAACATAGACGAGATAAAACATCAATATGAAGAAAATACTAGTCATGGCAGCAGCGATGCTGTTCAGCTTACAAGGCATTCATGCCCAAACCGACGTTACAGAAGAAACAGATAACGATGATATCATCACCGTTACCGACAAAGACGGAAAGCAGGAGGAAATCGAAGTACCTGAGGGAATGGAAGATAACCTCGATAGCCTGCTCCACCTTTACAATGCACAGACTTACATGATGGCAGATACAACCTGCAAATACCGCGATGTAAACCCTGTCTTTGAGAAGGAAGTGTATATCGACCGTCTGAAGAGAATGCCTACCATCATCGAAATGCCATACAATGAGGTAGTACAGAAATTCATAGACCGATACAGCGGCAAACTACGCCGTTCGGTAAGTTTCATGTTGGGAGCAAGCAACTTCTACATGCCTATTTTCGAAGAGGCATTAGAGGCTTACAACCTGCCACTGGAACTGAAATATCTGCCAGTTATCGAATCGGCACTTAACCCTAAAGCTGTATCACGCGTTGGTGCCACAGGTTTATGGCAGTTTATGCTGCCTACCGGCAAGCGATATGGTCTGGAAGTAAACTCACTCATCGATGAACGCCGCGACCCGGTAAAAGCATCCTATGCAGCCGCTCACTATCTGAGCGACCTGTACAAAATATTCGACGATTGGAGCCTCGTGATTGCAGCTTACAACTGCGGTCCAACCAATGTCAACAAGGCCATCCATCGTGCAAAAGGCAACGCCGACTACTGGAACATCTATCCATATCTGCCAAAGGAAACACGTGGATATGTACCAGCTTTCATCGCTGCCAACTACATCATGAACTACTACTGCGATCATAACATCTGCCCTATGGTAAGCGAACTGCCAGTAAAGACAGACACTATCGTAGTATCAAAAGATATCCACCTGGAGCAGATTTCCAAAGTGCTGAACATCAACATCGAGCACCTGCGCAATCTGAATCCACAGTATCGTCATGATATCATCAACGGATTGAACCATCCGATGGTATTGCGTCTTCCATCTACCCTCATCGGTAGTTTCATCGACCAGCAGGACAGCATCTGTGCTTACAGAGCCGACGAACTCTTCCAGAAGCGCGCTATAGTAGATGTCAACGATGCACAGCCTACCTATAGCCGCCCACGAAGCAGCTACAGTCGCCACAGTGCTTATTCACGCAGCAAGAAGAGCAGCAAACGAGGCAGAAACAGAAAACAAGGCAGCAAGAGTGTTACCATCAAGAATGGTGATACCCTTTCTGAAATAGCAGCACGCCACGGAACAACCGTTAAGAAACTGCGCAAACTGAACGGCATCAAGGGTAACAGTATCCGTGCCGGAAAGAAAATCAAAGTGAAATAAAAGAACTACGTCCGCTGTAGTTTTTTCAGTCTAATTAAGAACATTATTTATTGGAGAGACCCACTATGGATGACCAGAACTTGAAAGACCTCGAAAGAGAGCAGGCTGATAACCAGTTGATTGGCGATGCCTTTCAACACCTGCTTGACACCTACCTGAGTTCGCGACACCGCAAGAAGGTAGATATAGTGACCAAGGCATTCAATTTCGCCCGACAGGCGCACAAAGGTGTGCGCCTGTCGGGCGAACCATATATCATGCACCCTATCGCCGTGGCTCAGATAGCCTGCGAGGAGATGGGGCTCGGCTCAACGAGCATCTGTGCCGCACTGCTTCATGATGTGGTAGAAGATACCGACTACACAGTAGAAGATATCTCAAACATCTTTGGAGCCAAGGTGGCACAAATCGTTGATGGACTCACCAAAATCAGTGGTGGAATCTTCGGCGATAAGGCATCAGCACAGGCAGAAAACTTCAAAAAACTGTTGCTCACTATGAGCGATGACATCCGTGTTATCCTTATCAAGATTTGCGACCGCCTGCACAACATGCGCACGCTGGAATCGCAACCAGCCAACAAACAATACAAGATTGCGGGCGAAACCTTGTATATTTATGCACCTCTCGCCAACCGATTGGGCTTGAACAAGATCAAGACCGAACTCGAAGACCTCAGCTTCCGCTACGACCATCCACAGGAGTATGCCAACATAGAGCATAAACTTGCCGATACCGAATCGCAGCGCGATACCCTCTTCGAGAGTTTTACTGCACCTATCCGCGAAGAACTCGACAAGTTAGGCGTAGAATACAAAATCAAAGCACGTGTGAAGAGCCCTTATTCTATTTGGAACAAGATGCAGAACAAGCACGTTACCTTCGATGAGATTTACGACATTCTTGCTGTGCGCATCATCTTTACGCCAAAGGTAAGAGCAAACGAAGTAAACGAATGTTTCAATATCTACGTAGCCATCAGCAAAATCTACAAAAGCCATCCTGACCGTCTACGCGACTGGTTGAACCATCCGAAAGCAAACGGTTATCAGGCACTCCACGTTACCCTGATGAGTAAGCAGGGAAGATGGATAGAAGTGCAGATCCGTTCCGACCGTATGGACGAGGTAGCAGAAAAGGGGTTTGCTGCCCACTGGAAATACAAAGAAGGAAACGAAGGTGAATATACAGAAGATGAGAACGAGCTGAACGACTGGCTCAGCACCATCAAGGAGATTCTGGACGATCCGCAGCCGGATGCCATGGACTTCCTCGATGCCATCAAGCTGAACCTCTATGCTTCAGAAATCTTCGTCTTCACACCAAAGGGAGAAATCAAGACGATGCCGGCAGGCTGTACTGCCCTCGACTTCGCCTTCCAGATTCATACCTTCCTGGGCAGCCACTGTATCGGAGCCAAGGTAAACCATAAGCTGGTTCCGCTGAGCCATAAGCTGCAAAGTGGCGACCAGGTTGAGATTCTTACTTCCAAGAGCCAGCATGTACAGGAAGAATGGGTAAACTTCGTCAGTTCGGCCAAGGCAAAGAGCAAGATTCTGGCCATCCTGCGCCGCGATTCACGAGAGGTTCAGAAGAAGGGAGAAAACATACTCACCGAATGGCTCAAGAAGAACAGCATCGAGATGAGTGCGTCGGTGGTAGACCGCCTATGCGATTTTCATAATATCCAGAAGCCTGAAACCCTCTTCCAGTCATTGGGAGACCATCAGATTATCCTAGGCGATAAAGACTTCGATGAGTTGCAGGGCAAGCCTAAAAAACAGCAGACCAGCAGCTGGCGCAATTATATCCCATTCCTGGGCAAGAGCAAGGAGAAGGCTCAAGAAAAAGGCATCGTGAAGCCTCAGGATCTTTTCGTGGTGGGCAAAGACTTCAACAAGAAGAAGCCACTCATCCTGACCGAGGAGAACATCAACCAGTTTATCTTCCCTAGCTGCTGCCATGCGATTCCTGGCGATGACGTTATGGGCTTTATCGACAACAAGAACCGCATCGAAATCCATAAGCGCTCTTGCAGCATAGCAGCCAAACTGAAGTCCAGTTTCGGCAACCGCATCGTAGATGCCAAATGGGACATGCACAAGCAGATACTCTTCGATGCTACCATCGAAATCAAGGGTATCGACCGTAAGGGCATGCTGCTGGATGTAAGTAAGGTGATTAGCGACCAGTTGGGTATCAATATCCACAAGGTAACTATCAGTAGCGACAACGGCATCTTCGACGGTACCATCGAACTCCGTGTTCACGACCGCGAAGAAGTTAAGACCATTATGAACCAACTCCGAAATATTGATGATCTGCAAGAAGTACAGAGGATCCTGTAACTTAGGAGTTTATGATAATAAAGAAAAGATAAATAATAGAGAATCGCCGGATTTAAAATCTGGCGATTCTCTATGAAATCATACAGATTTCAACATCTTATAAAAACAGATTCAAAACAACAAACTTAAAAACAATATGAAAAAATTATTCTTATCATTTTTAATGATGTTGACCCTGTTGCCTCTGGCAGCAGCCAACAAGTATGACAACCCCGACACGATTGTAGTATCCCGTGATGGTACCGGCGAATTCCGCACCATCGACGAAGCCATCGAAGTATGTCGTGCTTTCATGGATTACAGCAAGGTAATCTACGTAAAGAAAGGCGTGTACAAGGAGAAACTCATCCTCCCTTCATGGCTCACCAACATCACCATCTGTGGTGAAGACCGTGATAACACTATCATTACATGGGACGATCATGCCAACATCAAGATGCCTACAGGTGGACTCGATTCAGAAGCTGCTGTAAAGGGTAAACCGATGGGTACATTCCGCACTTATACCCTGAAGGTACAGGGCAGTTACATCACCCTGAAGAACATCACCATTGAGAACAATGCTGCCAAACTGGGACAAGCTGTCTCCCTGCATCTTGAAGGCGATCATATCCTGGTTCAGAACTGCCGTCTGCTGGGCAATCAGGATACCGTTTATACAGGTATAGCCAACAACCGTTCAGCCTTCTATGATTGCTACATCGAAGGAACCACCGATTTCATCTTTGGTCCGGGAAGAGCATGGTTTGAGAATTGTGAGATTCGCAGCAAGGCCAACAGCTACATCACAGCCGCATCCAGTCCTGCCGGTCAGGAATATGGCTATGTATTCAACAAGTGCAAGCTTACCGCCGAGCCAGGTATAGACAAGGTTTATCTGGGCCGCCCATGGCGCCCTTATGCAGCTACCCTCTTCATGAATTGCGAAATGGGCAGCCACATCCGTCCAGAAGGATGGCACAACTGGGGCAAGCATAGCAACGAACAGACAGCCCGCTACAGCGAATATAACAACCACGGTTCAGGTGCTGCAACCAAGGCACGCGTAGCCTGGAGCCGTCAGCTCACCAAGAAAGAAGCATCTAAAGTTACCATCAAGAATGTCTTCGGCGAAGAAGCGTGGTAACCCTAGCTAATCATAAAGTCCAAAGTTACTAAACCAGTCCATCGAGCTGCTTTTTGAGTTCTTTGAGCTGGTCTCTTACAGAAATAAGGGTGTCGAGAACTTCAGAAGATTTCTCGGCACCCGTTCTGTTTTGGTTCAGATACTTACGGGCAGCCGCAATCTTCAATCCCTTCACCTTGATAAGGTTGTAGATGAGCCTTACCTGCTCAATATCCTTATCGGTATACTGGCGCACTTTGTTGCCAGCAACCTTCGGTTTGAGAAAAGGAAACTCCTTTTCCCAATATCTCAACGTAGAGTCGTTTAGACCAAACATTTCACCTACTTCCTTGATAGAATAGTACAATTTCGTTGTTTTATCTGGAATTATTGCCATTTTTTCCGTCTTTAATTTCAAAAATAATTAATTTAGTTGCAAAATTAAACAATTCTTCTTATCTTTGCAAAGATTTTCGGAAGAAAATGCCCTAAAGGGCAAAAATATTTTCTGAGAGGACACTCAATCCCCTCTCCCAAACAGGAAAAAGAAATTAAAGATAAATATAAAAAAGATATGATGACAGCTAATGAAGTGCGCGAATCCTTCAAGAAATTCTTCGAAGGTAAAGGCCACAAGATTGTTCCATCAGCACCAATGGTTATCAAGGATGACCCAACGCTGATGTTTACAAACGCTGGTATGAACCAGTGGAAAGACATCATCCTCGGTACAAAAGACCCAGGCAAGGATGTTCGTCGTGTTGATACTCAGAAATGTCTCCGTGTAAGCGGTAAGCACAACGACCTCGAAGAGGTGGGTCACGATACTTACCACCACACCATGTTCGAGATGCTCGGTAACTGGAGCTTCGGCGACTACTTCAAGGAGGGTGCCATCGATATGGCATGGGAGTATCTTACTGAAATTTTAAAGCTTAACCCTGCCGATCTCTACGTTACCGTATTCGAGGGTAGCAAGGAGGAAGGTCTGGAACGCGACAACGAGGCTGCAGGTTACTGGGCTAAGCACGTGCCAGCCGACCACATCATCAACGGTAACAAGCACGACAACTTCTGGGAGATGGGCGATACAGGTCCTTGCGGTCCTTGCTCAGAGATTCACGTGGATTCCCGTACTCCAGAGGAGAAGGCTCAGGTGCCAGGCCGTGAGTTGGTAAACAAGGATAACCCTCAGGTCATCGAAATCTGGAACATCGTGTTCATGCAGTACAACCGCAAGGCTGATGGTTCTCTCGAACCACTCCCAATGCACGTTATCGATACAGGTATGGGCTTCGAGCGCTTGGTTCGCATGTTGCAGGACAAGCACTCTAACTATGATACTGATATCTTCCAGCCAATCATCAAGGAAATCGAGA
This window encodes:
- a CDS encoding DUF5683 domain-containing protein, encoding MGAQAQKSKQKKQVTDVPTIASADSAKIAIDSMLTAQDSSKLASLTQSAKPVRKKRNWATWRPDTKRAMWLALVLPGAGQIYNRKYWKLPFIYGGFVGCTYAITWNNQMYHDYSQAYMDIMDDDPNTQSYNQFLHLGAQINESNIERYKEIFRKRKDKYRRWRDLGTFVMIGIYAFSVIDAYVDASLSEFDISDDLSLRIEPTMLNNGNKTANPLRSGSLGVSCSLTF
- a CDS encoding ParB/RepB/Spo0J family partition protein, with protein sequence MAVHKKYNNGTKSNALGRGLDALISTEGVRTQGSSTINEIPLDQIEANPNQPRREFDDEALHELAESIKAIGIIQPITLRQVSENRFQIIAGERRWRASQLAGLTAIPAYIRTISDENVMEMALVENIQRQDLNAIEIALAYEHLLENEGMTQEKISERVGKSRAAIANYLRLLKLPAQVQMALQKKEIDMGHCRALLALDSPSLQIKLFKEIQKNGYSVRKVEEMVQRLKSGEDIESGKKTITAKAQMSEEFTQLKNRLSQFLNTKVQFTCSAKGKGKISIPFANEEELEHIMNVFDQLKQE
- the surE gene encoding 5'/3'-nucleotidase SurE, whose translation is MENKKPLVLISNDDGYHANGIKTLVSFLKDWCDLLVVAPESARSGFACAFSATTPLRLKRRHNMGNDVEVWSCSGTPVDCVKLALDQFLADRKPDLIIGGINHGDNSSVNNHYSGTMGVAKEGCMQHIPSIAFSSCNYDENADLTPLHDGVLKVVKMVLEKGLPEYTCLNVNFPALPPFKGFKGCRMTHGSWINEVDHRTHPHGYDYYWMVGEYRNDEPETTDTDQWAVNHGYIAITPTKIDVTDYDWLKNFEL
- a CDS encoding MerR family transcriptional regulator; the encoded protein is MAIIPDKTTKLYYSIKEVGEMFGLNDSTLRYWEKEFPFLKPKVAGNKVRQYTDKDIEQVRLIYNLIKVKGLKIAAARKYLNQNRTGAEKSSEVLDTLISVRDQLKELKKQLDGLV
- a CDS encoding glycoside hydrolase family 5 protein; its protein translation is MKKLMTLICALFCMAQVYAANPVKQWGQLQVKGAQLCDQSGNPVVLRGVSLGWHNIWPRFYNKNAVKWLVQDWHANIIRAAMGIQIDDNYLENPDFALKCITQVVDAAIKNDTYVIIDWHAHKMHTAEAKAFFGKMAQKYGKYPHVLYELYNEPVEDKWEDLKVYAKTIITEIRKYDPDNIILMGCPHWDQDIDIVAKSPIEGVENVMYTLHFYAATHKDYLRDKLEAAVKSGLPVFVSECAGMEASGNGPLAPDEYQKWLDVMEKNKVSWVNWSVSDKDETCSMLLPRAKATGNWTDDLIKPWGKMVKQALKKYNR
- a CDS encoding pectinesterase family protein, whose product is MKKLFLSFLMMLTLLPLAAANKYDNPDTIVVSRDGTGEFRTIDEAIEVCRAFMDYSKVIYVKKGVYKEKLILPSWLTNITICGEDRDNTIITWDDHANIKMPTGGLDSEAAVKGKPMGTFRTYTLKVQGSYITLKNITIENNAAKLGQAVSLHLEGDHILVQNCRLLGNQDTVYTGIANNRSAFYDCYIEGTTDFIFGPGRAWFENCEIRSKANSYITAASSPAGQEYGYVFNKCKLTAEPGIDKVYLGRPWRPYAATLFMNCEMGSHIRPEGWHNWGKHSNEQTARYSEYNNHGSGAATKARVAWSRQLTKKEASKVTIKNVFGEEAW
- a CDS encoding bifunctional (p)ppGpp synthetase/guanosine-3',5'-bis(diphosphate) 3'-pyrophosphohydrolase, whose translation is MDDQNLKDLEREQADNQLIGDAFQHLLDTYLSSRHRKKVDIVTKAFNFARQAHKGVRLSGEPYIMHPIAVAQIACEEMGLGSTSICAALLHDVVEDTDYTVEDISNIFGAKVAQIVDGLTKISGGIFGDKASAQAENFKKLLLTMSDDIRVILIKICDRLHNMRTLESQPANKQYKIAGETLYIYAPLANRLGLNKIKTELEDLSFRYDHPQEYANIEHKLADTESQRDTLFESFTAPIREELDKLGVEYKIKARVKSPYSIWNKMQNKHVTFDEIYDILAVRIIFTPKVRANEVNECFNIYVAISKIYKSHPDRLRDWLNHPKANGYQALHVTLMSKQGRWIEVQIRSDRMDEVAEKGFAAHWKYKEGNEGEYTEDENELNDWLSTIKEILDDPQPDAMDFLDAIKLNLYASEIFVFTPKGEIKTMPAGCTALDFAFQIHTFLGSHCIGAKVNHKLVPLSHKLQSGDQVEILTSKSQHVQEEWVNFVSSAKAKSKILAILRRDSREVQKKGENILTEWLKKNSIEMSASVVDRLCDFHNIQKPETLFQSLGDHQIILGDKDFDELQGKPKKQQTSSWRNYIPFLGKSKEKAQEKGIVKPQDLFVVGKDFNKKKPLILTEENINQFIFPSCCHAIPGDDVMGFIDNKNRIEIHKRSCSIAAKLKSSFGNRIVDAKWDMHKQILFDATIEIKGIDRKGMLLDVSKVISDQLGINIHKVTISSDNGIFDGTIELRVHDREEVKTIMNQLRNIDDLQEVQRIL
- a CDS encoding lytic transglycosylase domain-containing protein, giving the protein MKKILVMAAAMLFSLQGIHAQTDVTEETDNDDIITVTDKDGKQEEIEVPEGMEDNLDSLLHLYNAQTYMMADTTCKYRDVNPVFEKEVYIDRLKRMPTIIEMPYNEVVQKFIDRYSGKLRRSVSFMLGASNFYMPIFEEALEAYNLPLELKYLPVIESALNPKAVSRVGATGLWQFMLPTGKRYGLEVNSLIDERRDPVKASYAAAHYLSDLYKIFDDWSLVIAAYNCGPTNVNKAIHRAKGNADYWNIYPYLPKETRGYVPAFIAANYIMNYYCDHNICPMVSELPVKTDTIVVSKDIHLEQISKVLNINIEHLRNLNPQYRHDIINGLNHPMVLRLPSTLIGSFIDQQDSICAYRADELFQKRAIVDVNDAQPTYSRPRSSYSRHSAYSRSKKSSKRGRNRKQGSKSVTIKNGDTLSEIAARHGTTVKKLRKLNGIKGNSIRAGKKIKVK
- a CDS encoding ParA family protein — its product is MGKIIALANQKGGVGKTTTTINLAASLATLEKTVLVVDADPQANASSGLGVDISEVDCSLYECIIDHADVRDAIYTTDIDGLDIIPSHIDLVGAEIEMLNLKNREKVIKTLLQPIRDEYDYILIDCSPSLGLITVNSLTAADSVIIPVQCEYFALEGISKLLNTIKIIKSKLNPKLEIEGFLLTMYDSRLRLANQIYDEVKRHFQELVFKTVIQRNVKLSESPSHGLPVILYDAESNGAKNHLALAKEIINKNS